The following are encoded together in the Capsulimonas corticalis genome:
- a CDS encoding glycoside hydrolase family 127 protein, with the protein MKHIKTFNSVVILATLAGAGSATPKIAPKVQSFPLTGVRLLDGPFQHAQKLDRDYLLALDPDRLLHNFRTNAGLAAKAPIYGGWESAGVAGHTFGHYLSAMSMMYQSTGDARLKQKIDYCVDEIALCQEKSGDGYVSAIPDGRAMFNDVKAGHGDGVHRGWVPWYTMHKLFAGLRDAYQLAGNPKAKTCLIKLSDWAIGVTRNLSDEQWAIMLTQEHGGMNETLADVYAITGEQKYLDLAHKFSQRALLDPMSERKDILDGWHANTQIPKVIGFERIYELTGDPRYGGAAHFFWETVIQNRTFAIGGNSDHEHFFDPADTKDHLSGETAENCNVYNMLKLTRDFYEVDPSEAWMEYYERALFNQILSSQDPVKGGFNYLNSLKPGGFKVYSNPTTAFWCCVGTGMENHAKYGDTIYFHDDSTLFVNLFIASRVRWAAKGLTLTQNTRFPDADTTELKVAAAKPTAFTLKLREPAWTTGASLSVNGKPQKLTHGPGGYTSIARTWKNGDVVTWRMPMHLQSEPLHDSPRQRAILYGPIVLAGDMGREGMDRISDYVDDQTIDSNFPAPAAPAMVSNIDWNTSTAWTKNIHRAPGSSLAFEARGIGQNTSGQETRIKLIPFSRAQHIRYNVYWDIETPSDWQAKRDALDVEERRQRDLAARTLDEFRPNEQQSETDHGLAGEKTEAGNALGRKYRHATDGGYFEFHLKTDPTVDNELVVTYWGSESGNRVFDLLVDGQTIASQILLDNKPNEFFDKSYAIPSALTHGKRTVTVRFAAHPGAMAGGIFGVRMVKASADR; encoded by the coding sequence ATGAAACACATAAAAACGTTTAACTCTGTCGTGATTCTGGCGACTCTGGCGGGCGCGGGGTCGGCGACGCCGAAGATCGCGCCGAAAGTCCAGTCGTTTCCATTGACGGGTGTGCGTCTTCTGGACGGTCCGTTCCAGCACGCGCAAAAACTCGATCGGGATTATCTGCTGGCGCTGGACCCGGACCGGCTGCTCCACAACTTCCGCACGAACGCCGGTCTCGCGGCGAAGGCGCCGATCTATGGCGGCTGGGAAAGCGCGGGCGTCGCCGGGCACACCTTCGGGCACTATCTGTCCGCGATGTCCATGATGTATCAGTCCACGGGTGATGCGCGCCTCAAGCAGAAGATCGATTACTGCGTCGATGAGATCGCGCTGTGCCAGGAAAAAAGCGGCGACGGGTATGTGAGCGCCATCCCCGACGGGCGCGCGATGTTCAACGATGTCAAAGCCGGTCATGGCGACGGTGTGCATCGCGGCTGGGTGCCGTGGTACACCATGCACAAGCTCTTCGCCGGCCTGCGCGACGCGTATCAGCTTGCAGGCAATCCAAAGGCGAAAACCTGTCTGATCAAGCTCTCGGATTGGGCGATCGGCGTCACCAGGAACCTCAGCGACGAACAGTGGGCGATCATGCTGACGCAGGAACACGGCGGCATGAATGAGACGCTCGCCGACGTGTACGCCATCACCGGCGAGCAGAAGTATCTCGATTTGGCGCACAAGTTCTCCCAGCGCGCCCTGCTCGATCCGATGAGCGAGCGCAAGGACATTCTGGACGGCTGGCACGCCAACACGCAGATCCCCAAGGTCATTGGCTTCGAGCGCATCTACGAGCTGACCGGCGACCCCAGGTATGGCGGCGCCGCCCATTTCTTTTGGGAGACCGTCATTCAGAACCGCACCTTCGCCATCGGCGGTAACTCCGATCACGAGCACTTCTTCGATCCCGCCGATACGAAAGATCACCTCTCGGGTGAGACAGCCGAGAACTGCAACGTTTACAACATGCTCAAGCTGACGCGCGATTTCTACGAAGTCGATCCGTCGGAGGCGTGGATGGAGTATTACGAGCGGGCGCTCTTCAATCAGATCTTGAGCTCTCAGGATCCCGTCAAAGGCGGCTTCAACTATCTCAATTCCCTCAAGCCCGGCGGTTTCAAGGTCTATTCCAATCCCACGACGGCGTTCTGGTGCTGTGTTGGCACGGGAATGGAGAACCACGCAAAGTACGGCGACACGATCTATTTCCATGATGACAGCACGCTGTTCGTCAACCTGTTCATCGCCTCGCGCGTGCGCTGGGCAGCGAAGGGTCTCACTCTCACGCAAAATACGCGCTTCCCCGACGCCGATACGACGGAGCTGAAAGTCGCCGCCGCGAAGCCCACGGCGTTCACACTCAAACTGCGTGAGCCGGCGTGGACGACGGGCGCGTCACTCAGTGTCAACGGCAAGCCGCAAAAACTCACCCACGGACCCGGCGGCTACACCAGCATCGCGCGCACCTGGAAGAATGGCGATGTCGTCACATGGCGCATGCCGATGCATCTCCAATCCGAACCGCTCCACGACAGCCCCCGCCAGCGCGCCATCCTCTACGGCCCGATCGTCCTCGCGGGCGATATGGGACGCGAAGGCATGGACCGGATCAGCGACTATGTGGACGACCAGACGATCGACTCCAACTTTCCCGCGCCGGCCGCCCCCGCGATGGTCTCCAATATCGATTGGAATACGTCGACGGCTTGGACGAAGAATATTCATCGCGCCCCCGGATCTAGCCTGGCGTTCGAGGCGCGCGGCATCGGACAGAATACTTCCGGACAGGAAACACGCATTAAGCTGATCCCATTCTCCCGCGCCCAGCACATCCGTTACAACGTCTATTGGGACATCGAAACGCCATCCGATTGGCAGGCGAAGCGGGACGCGCTCGACGTGGAAGAGCGGCGGCAGCGCGATCTGGCCGCGCGGACACTGGATGAATTCCGGCCTAACGAGCAGCAATCGGAAACCGATCATGGCCTGGCGGGCGAAAAGACCGAAGCCGGCAACGCCCTCGGACGCAAGTATCGCCACGCCACCGATGGCGGCTACTTCGAGTTCCATCTGAAGACCGATCCCACGGTGGACAATGAGCTGGTGGTCACGTACTGGGGCAGCGAAAGCGGCAATCGCGTGTTCGACCTCCTCGTGGACGGCCAGACTATCGCCAGCCAGATACTGCTGGACAATAAACCCAACGAGTTCTTCGACAAATCCTACGCCATCCCAAGCGCATTGACGCACGGCAAGCGCACCGTCACCGTCCGCTTCGCCGCGCACCCCGGCGCGATGGCCGGAGGAATCTTCGGCGTCCGCATGGTGAAGGCAAGCGCGGACCGGTAA
- a CDS encoding glycoside hydrolase family 2 protein: MKSYDRTRLCVSVRRALWALAASVCLVIGGVGHAARAGAVFSRAFAPSDGVVSPAEKPYRDEICLNGRWRFEPVPVPAGYPRDTGVPPELPPPSDDDWDPTPIKIPSPWNVNTWGNGRNVGAGTDRPYQPSSLYYPSYPESWDHAEMGWLRRSFTVPASWRDKRVTLHFEAVAGECEVRVNGRSAGRHFDDFLPFDVDVTDLIRRGGSNELLVGVRSQNLFNHRSAKYPNFLKPYPHGSSLDGIVGIWQDVSLVALPTVRISETFVQPLVDKNTLLVQATVRNDTGLAQHIRVGGNVRPWINLAGKDVLSAPEPKSRLGEPVLAVPDVSVDIPAHSQQIVTWKTLVNGRLSFWTPDTPRLYGLVLRAARRGQTADAQYTRFGWRQLKIHGRDLLLNGGKIQLTGDLSHPFGPFMMSRRFVYAWFTMIKGFGGNAVRPHAQPYPRYYMDMADEMGVMVLDETGIFGSAIALNLEDPAAWPRFEAEYHGLIQRDRNHPSVFGWSVGNEMFAVFGQASQEDRGAYRTRLAALARTSTQLDPTRPWESCDGDKDLEGGIPTWSAHFGHGLWTQNLPPVSVDKPRMVGESGGTYYARPEQLAVFNGDRAYESYAGRNEALGIDVYQNVVQMARPSLTFYSASETVWFGLEHLNLGYHDYARLPNASDGITFGSYVEGRPGMQLERIPPYVTTLNPGWDPSLPLYKPLAMFEGMKAALHRPSPTPGSWDHPSPQPARSAPPAPAQTVVVFAGDRSGDLYQRLNLLGTPFASNDADAARAMTLIVDGQALKSEDVAAIQQQIHAVTARGGAAIVMIRDQSAPMDLIGKLLPAPIAATSRQSTMLDIHHGGPWVDSFGLPDTYFAENSVDKHITKCGLGGAFVDGGSTLLSASNTDWSLFNNVPEVAKCGAVVLYEHLLKPSGAALVTRKMGAGTIAVSAIDYEPTADAYLQFWRRLLSNIGVQMQPVRQKWLVPTAFQGDNGATWRYTTDKPADDWISPDFDSGAWKSGSSGFGDDVPGAKPRTPWNTGDIWLRAEFSATPEELANVNLLVHHDEDLEVYVNGTRIYQASGFITQYQPITLTAEERKAFHPGRNVVAAHCHQTAGGQYVDVGIVSGAVISSGAAAPGHDLLLNGPKDQ; the protein is encoded by the coding sequence ATGAAGTCATATGATCGTACGCGTTTATGCGTCAGTGTTAGACGCGCCCTCTGGGCGCTCGCCGCATCTGTTTGCCTGGTTATTGGAGGCGTGGGACATGCGGCGCGGGCAGGCGCCGTGTTTTCGCGCGCGTTTGCGCCGAGTGACGGGGTGGTCTCGCCTGCGGAGAAGCCGTACCGGGACGAGATTTGTTTGAACGGGCGCTGGCGTTTTGAGCCGGTTCCCGTTCCCGCCGGTTATCCGCGCGACACCGGCGTTCCCCCGGAACTGCCGCCGCCGTCGGATGACGACTGGGATCCTACTCCCATCAAAATTCCCTCGCCCTGGAATGTAAACACATGGGGCAACGGTCGAAATGTCGGGGCGGGGACAGATCGGCCGTATCAGCCCAGCTCGCTTTACTATCCCAGCTATCCCGAATCGTGGGACCATGCGGAAATGGGATGGCTGCGGCGCAGCTTCACGGTTCCCGCGTCGTGGCGGGACAAGCGCGTGACGCTGCACTTTGAGGCGGTGGCGGGCGAGTGCGAGGTTCGGGTGAACGGGCGCAGCGCTGGGCGTCACTTTGACGATTTCCTGCCGTTTGATGTCGATGTGACCGATCTTATTCGGCGCGGCGGGTCCAACGAATTGCTGGTCGGCGTCCGATCGCAAAACCTCTTCAACCACCGCAGCGCGAAATATCCCAACTTCCTCAAGCCCTATCCACATGGCTCGTCCCTCGACGGCATTGTGGGAATCTGGCAGGATGTCTCGCTGGTCGCACTTCCGACCGTCCGGATTTCGGAAACGTTCGTGCAGCCGCTGGTCGACAAGAATACTCTCCTCGTGCAGGCGACCGTGCGAAACGACACCGGGCTGGCGCAGCATATTCGGGTGGGAGGCAATGTCCGCCCCTGGATCAATCTGGCCGGCAAGGATGTTCTTTCGGCGCCGGAGCCGAAGTCGCGGCTGGGGGAGCCCGTACTCGCGGTCCCGGATGTCTCGGTCGATATCCCCGCCCATTCCCAACAAATCGTCACATGGAAAACGCTCGTCAACGGCAGGCTGAGCTTCTGGACCCCGGATACGCCCAGGCTCTACGGTCTGGTGCTCAGGGCGGCGCGGCGGGGGCAAACGGCCGACGCCCAGTACACGCGCTTTGGATGGCGTCAGCTCAAAATCCATGGGCGCGATCTTCTGCTCAATGGCGGGAAGATCCAGTTGACGGGGGATCTTTCGCATCCATTCGGGCCGTTCATGATGTCGCGCCGCTTTGTCTACGCCTGGTTTACCATGATCAAGGGGTTCGGCGGAAACGCCGTCCGTCCCCACGCCCAGCCTTATCCGCGATATTACATGGACATGGCCGACGAGATGGGGGTGATGGTGCTCGACGAAACGGGGATCTTCGGCAGCGCCATCGCTTTGAATTTGGAGGATCCGGCGGCGTGGCCCCGGTTTGAGGCCGAGTACCATGGGCTGATCCAGCGCGACCGCAACCACCCATCGGTCTTCGGCTGGAGCGTCGGCAACGAGATGTTCGCGGTCTTCGGCCAGGCTTCCCAGGAGGATCGGGGCGCCTACCGGACCCGGCTCGCCGCTCTTGCCCGGACTTCCACACAGCTCGATCCGACGCGGCCGTGGGAATCGTGCGACGGCGACAAAGATCTGGAGGGCGGCATTCCGACCTGGAGCGCGCACTTCGGCCATGGACTCTGGACACAAAACCTGCCGCCGGTGTCGGTCGATAAACCGCGCATGGTGGGCGAATCCGGCGGCACGTACTATGCGCGTCCGGAGCAGCTCGCCGTTTTCAACGGCGACCGCGCCTATGAGAGCTACGCCGGCCGCAATGAAGCGCTGGGGATCGACGTCTATCAGAACGTCGTCCAAATGGCGCGTCCCTCTCTGACGTTTTACTCCGCCAGTGAGACCGTGTGGTTCGGCCTGGAGCATCTTAACCTTGGCTACCATGACTACGCAAGGCTGCCGAATGCAAGCGACGGCATTACCTTCGGCTCCTATGTGGAGGGGCGGCCCGGCATGCAGCTGGAGCGTATTCCGCCGTATGTCACTACGCTCAACCCTGGCTGGGATCCGTCGCTGCCGCTGTACAAGCCGCTCGCCATGTTCGAGGGGATGAAGGCCGCTCTGCACCGGCCGTCGCCAACGCCTGGATCGTGGGATCATCCATCGCCGCAGCCGGCGCGATCGGCGCCGCCCGCGCCGGCGCAAACGGTGGTCGTGTTCGCTGGCGACCGCAGCGGCGATCTTTATCAGCGCTTGAACCTCCTCGGAACGCCGTTTGCGTCGAATGACGCCGACGCGGCCAGGGCGATGACTCTGATTGTGGACGGGCAGGCCCTGAAATCCGAAGACGTGGCGGCGATCCAGCAGCAAATCCACGCCGTCACCGCGCGCGGCGGAGCGGCGATTGTGATGATCCGGGATCAGAGCGCCCCGATGGATCTGATCGGCAAACTGCTGCCGGCGCCCATCGCCGCCACATCGCGCCAGTCGACCATGCTTGATATCCATCATGGCGGCCCCTGGGTCGATTCCTTCGGTCTGCCGGACACGTACTTCGCCGAAAACTCCGTGGATAAGCATATCACGAAGTGCGGCCTTGGCGGCGCCTTTGTCGACGGGGGATCGACGCTGCTCAGCGCCAGCAATACCGACTGGTCGCTCTTTAATAACGTGCCCGAAGTCGCGAAGTGCGGCGCCGTCGTGCTGTACGAGCATCTCCTCAAACCGAGCGGCGCGGCGCTGGTCACGCGGAAGATGGGGGCGGGGACAATCGCCGTCTCGGCGATCGATTACGAGCCGACGGCGGACGCCTACCTCCAATTCTGGCGCCGCCTGCTCTCCAACATCGGCGTCCAAATGCAGCCCGTGCGTCAGAAGTGGCTCGTCCCCACCGCCTTCCAGGGCGACAATGGGGCGACCTGGCGATACACGACCGACAAACCGGCGGACGACTGGATCTCACCGGATTTCGACTCCGGCGCCTGGAAGAGCGGCTCCTCGGGCTTTGGCGACGACGTTCCCGGCGCCAAGCCGCGCACTCCGTGGAATACCGGCGATATCTGGCTGCGCGCCGAGTTCTCGGCGACCCCTGAGGAGCTGGCGAATGTCAATCTGCTGGTCCATCACGACGAGGACTTGGAAGTCTACGTGAACGGGACGCGTATCTACCAGGCCAGCGGGTTCATCACCCAGTACCAGCCGATCACGCTGACGGCTGAGGAGCGCAAGGCGTTCCACCCTGGGCGTAACGTGGTGGCGGCGCACTGCCATCAAACGGCCGGCGGACAGTATGTGGACGTGGGGATTGTTTCCGGCGCGGTCATTTCCTCGGGGGCAGCCGCTCCGGGGCATGACCTGCTGCTGAACGGGCCGAAAGATCAGTAG
- a CDS encoding DUF1559 domain-containing protein: MIHSPAKNTQGFTLIELLVVIAIIAILAAILFPVFAKAREKARQISCASNLKQIGLAELQYAQDNDEFYTGAGHDFGNPFIGRMMWPEMLYPYTKSAAIYTCPDVAPHPGQDFLSNCASNPDVCAHGTDYGYNVVFVTTTGNSAIGVPPGGSDNSAGPTGAGVSDPSDTILIMDGVPTTNIWGAQFEDIATNTYYGNGWTMGAPTYGRATTTGYIDKRHTDGLNIAWYDGHVKFMKNTAKPTPAYPGGSPYYWYLIKPTTP, encoded by the coding sequence ATGATACACAGCCCAGCCAAGAACACGCAGGGTTTCACTTTAATTGAATTGCTAGTTGTCATAGCAATCATCGCAATCCTTGCCGCAATCCTTTTTCCCGTCTTCGCGAAGGCCCGCGAAAAGGCTCGGCAGATCAGCTGCGCTTCCAATCTCAAGCAGATCGGCCTGGCCGAACTGCAATACGCTCAGGACAACGACGAGTTTTACACAGGGGCCGGGCACGATTTCGGCAACCCGTTTATCGGCCGCATGATGTGGCCGGAGATGCTCTATCCCTACACGAAGAGCGCCGCCATCTATACCTGCCCCGATGTGGCTCCCCACCCCGGCCAGGACTTCCTCTCGAACTGTGCCTCCAACCCCGATGTCTGCGCTCACGGAACGGATTACGGCTACAATGTCGTCTTCGTCACCACCACCGGCAATAGCGCGATCGGAGTGCCGCCCGGCGGCAGCGACAACTCCGCCGGCCCAACCGGCGCCGGCGTCTCGGATCCCTCGGACACGATCTTGATCATGGACGGCGTTCCCACCACCAATATCTGGGGCGCGCAGTTTGAAGACATCGCCACCAATACCTATTACGGCAACGGATGGACGATGGGCGCACCCACCTATGGACGCGCAACCACTACGGGCTATATCGACAAGCGGCACACCGACGGGCTGAACATCGCCTGGTACGACGGCCATGTGAAGTTTATGAAGAACACCGCGAAGCCGACGCCCGCCTACCCCGGCGGGAGCCCCTACTACTGGTATCTGATCAAACCGACTACACCGTAG
- a CDS encoding DUF5010 domain-containing protein, giving the protein MSKWKFRNVLIASIALLSLVSGARAGDLVVDVNADVDPFGNDQMSISSLLSFQSANTLYALPMFNAPVGDHAAYWDNMVEQYDSAGVNAIAVWLKGNNHEATFANFVTAANKRGVADKVKIMPFDDNAASWTAMRNYQTTGHYDYSTLFDMSDPANWAYIWNNILKVFWQNVPDANRYKINGRPAYAIWSAAPAFLSHLNGNGSKMIGYLRQQCQSTFGFNPYILVPGDWIPNDPSSSAAGVVDGVYPWFVPVPGAPYKEWSTNTYNGVKYGVAVPQFHISSPADPNSSTWIIDPQNGNTLANGLNNTIGAGCALTLVEGFDDYWENTECWRAANVDRNGNALGYAQTYFDYPNERINILRAHSSTPFPANLKEEAEGCDAFAGGVSGGGVYRSGNISIQTCADTGGGWNVCSGKNGQTLTWDSVPFPGATHIYLRAACALSGKSMHFVIDGASYPAVNIPNSGGWQNWVTVDMGAYSVPVNSYHTVQLVWNADDCNINWWRLGPASGGAIGNGIYRIVAKTTGNVLSCRGGSYANGAIAELQPANGANYQRWSVTNLGNGYYSVRVVNADGTIGDSLDCTGCSPNDGTQVELWSYNGGSCQQWGFTQQPDGYYSIGTAGTKTGGAHDVLDGAGCSGAAGANVLLWGWDGYPNGCQQEWSFQPA; this is encoded by the coding sequence ATGTCAAAGTGGAAGTTTCGAAACGTATTAATTGCTTCAATTGCTTTACTGTCGCTGGTGTCGGGAGCGCGAGCGGGGGATCTGGTGGTGGATGTGAACGCCGATGTGGACCCGTTCGGCAACGATCAGATGAGCATCAGCTCCCTCTTGAGTTTTCAAAGCGCCAATACCCTGTACGCGCTCCCGATGTTCAATGCGCCGGTGGGGGATCACGCCGCTTACTGGGATAACATGGTCGAACAATACGATTCCGCAGGCGTGAACGCAATCGCGGTCTGGCTCAAGGGAAACAACCATGAGGCGACCTTCGCGAACTTCGTGACCGCCGCCAACAAGCGCGGCGTCGCCGACAAAGTCAAGATTATGCCGTTCGATGATAATGCGGCCTCGTGGACGGCGATGCGCAACTATCAAACGACCGGACATTACGATTACTCAACGTTGTTCGATATGAGCGATCCCGCGAATTGGGCCTATATCTGGAACAATATTCTTAAAGTCTTCTGGCAAAACGTTCCTGACGCCAATCGTTATAAGATCAACGGCCGCCCGGCGTACGCCATCTGGTCGGCGGCGCCCGCGTTTCTTTCCCACCTGAACGGCAATGGCTCCAAGATGATCGGCTACCTCCGCCAGCAATGCCAATCGACGTTCGGCTTCAACCCTTACATTCTCGTGCCGGGCGATTGGATCCCCAACGATCCCTCCAGCAGCGCGGCGGGAGTGGTCGACGGCGTTTACCCCTGGTTCGTCCCCGTCCCAGGCGCTCCTTACAAAGAATGGAGCACGAATACCTATAACGGCGTGAAGTATGGCGTCGCCGTACCGCAGTTCCATATTTCCTCGCCCGCCGATCCCAATTCATCGACCTGGATCATCGATCCGCAAAACGGCAATACCCTCGCGAATGGGCTGAATAACACGATCGGCGCCGGCTGCGCACTGACGCTTGTCGAAGGCTTTGACGATTACTGGGAAAACACGGAGTGCTGGCGCGCGGCCAATGTCGATCGTAACGGAAATGCGCTGGGATACGCGCAAACCTACTTTGACTACCCCAATGAACGCATCAATATTCTCAGAGCGCATAGCAGCACTCCGTTTCCGGCAAACCTAAAAGAAGAAGCGGAAGGGTGTGATGCGTTCGCGGGCGGCGTGTCCGGCGGCGGGGTCTACCGCAGCGGAAATATTTCGATCCAGACCTGCGCCGATACGGGCGGCGGATGGAATGTGTGCTCGGGCAAGAACGGCCAGACGCTGACCTGGGACAGCGTTCCGTTTCCGGGAGCGACGCACATCTATTTGCGGGCGGCGTGCGCGCTGAGCGGCAAGTCGATGCATTTCGTCATCGATGGCGCGAGTTATCCGGCGGTGAATATTCCCAATAGTGGAGGGTGGCAGAACTGGGTCACCGTGGATATGGGCGCGTACTCCGTTCCCGTCAATAGCTATCACACCGTGCAACTGGTCTGGAACGCGGACGACTGCAATATCAACTGGTGGCGCCTTGGACCGGCGAGCGGCGGCGCGATCGGGAACGGAATTTATCGGATCGTCGCGAAGACCACCGGAAATGTTTTGAGCTGTCGGGGCGGCAGCTACGCGAACGGCGCGATCGCCGAGCTTCAGCCCGCCAACGGCGCCAACTATCAGCGCTGGAGCGTGACTAATCTCGGCAACGGCTACTACTCTGTCCGCGTGGTCAACGCCGATGGGACAATCGGCGACTCGCTCGACTGTACGGGCTGCTCGCCCAATGATGGAACACAAGTCGAGCTGTGGAGTTACAACGGCGGCTCATGCCAGCAATGGGGATTTACCCAGCAGCCGGACGGATATTACAGCATCGGTACGGCGGGAACGAAGACGGGCGGCGCCCATGACGTGCTCGACGGCGCGGGCTGCTCGGGAGCGGCGGGCGCGAATGTGCTCCTCTGGGGCTGGGACGGCTATCCCAATGGATGCCAGCAGGAATGGAGCTTCCAGCCCGCATGA
- a CDS encoding GntR family transcriptional regulator gives MKNDGAADFTKLHSPLYRVIEQNLRDRIQSGHWPPGAMLPSRKALAQEYDVDMRTIQRAVSGLLADGALNAHGGRGTFVAQATDAGGENSPGAGVQTVVIVADPSFHPGPGWFAVVNSIHEGLRRQDLQYRIVTINTADKSPESVIRHERDALKMAATEDVAGVIMFHAGGEATLPDIQRVLSAKIPVVFVDRVPFEHGCDFVGIDNRMAAREAVDYLISIGHRKIAFVAPDENVSSVQERMEGYFDARMSAGLVTSEDLVFPLSLEKLFANATVKSEVERVIDAMMALPEPPTAVFAVNDFIAEYILIALEEKGIAVPETLSVIGFDDIERFAPQKPKLTTVRQPFESIGDRAASMLIWRMNHRDNPAAAYQHVLLPTRLVARGSTREIG, from the coding sequence ATGAAGAATGACGGCGCCGCCGACTTCACGAAGCTGCATTCGCCGTTATATCGCGTGATCGAGCAGAACCTGAGGGATCGTATCCAGAGCGGCCACTGGCCTCCCGGAGCGATGCTGCCGAGCCGCAAGGCGCTCGCCCAGGAGTATGATGTCGATATGCGCACGATCCAGCGCGCCGTCAGCGGCCTGCTCGCCGATGGCGCGCTGAACGCGCATGGCGGACGAGGGACATTCGTCGCCCAGGCCACGGATGCCGGCGGCGAGAACTCGCCGGGCGCGGGCGTGCAAACCGTGGTGATCGTCGCCGACCCCTCGTTCCATCCCGGCCCCGGCTGGTTCGCCGTCGTGAACTCCATCCATGAGGGCTTGCGCCGCCAGGATCTCCAATATCGGATCGTCACGATCAATACAGCCGACAAGTCGCCCGAAAGCGTGATCCGGCATGAGCGGGACGCCTTGAAGATGGCGGCGACGGAGGATGTCGCCGGCGTCATTATGTTTCACGCCGGCGGCGAAGCGACACTGCCCGATATCCAGCGCGTCCTTTCGGCAAAGATCCCGGTCGTCTTTGTCGACCGCGTTCCCTTCGAGCACGGCTGCGATTTCGTCGGCATCGACAACCGCATGGCGGCGCGCGAGGCGGTCGACTATTTGATTTCCATCGGGCATCGGAAGATCGCCTTCGTCGCGCCCGATGAAAACGTCTCGTCCGTCCAGGAGCGCATGGAGGGGTACTTCGACGCGCGCATGAGCGCGGGGCTGGTGACCTCGGAAGACCTCGTTTTCCCGCTGTCCCTGGAAAAACTCTTCGCGAACGCCACGGTCAAATCCGAGGTCGAGCGGGTCATCGACGCGATGATGGCCCTGCCGGAGCCGCCCACGGCGGTTTTCGCCGTCAACGACTTTATTGCCGAATATATACTGATCGCGCTGGAGGAAAAGGGGATCGCCGTCCCCGAGACGCTGAGCGTCATCGGGTTCGACGATATCGAACGCTTCGCGCCGCAAAAGCCGAAATTGACGACGGTCCGGCAGCCCTTCGAATCGATCGGAGACCGCGCCGCCTCCATGCTGATCTGGCGAATGAACCATCGCGACAATCCCGCCGCGGCTTACCAGCATGTGCTGCTGCCGACCCGGCTGGTGGCGCGCGGGTCTACGAGGGAGATCGGGTAG